A stretch of Nonomuraea africana DNA encodes these proteins:
- a CDS encoding class I SAM-dependent methyltransferase, whose translation MNAVYTHGHHESVLRSHRWRTAENSAAYLLPHLLPHMKVLDVGAGPGTISADLAARVGHVTVTEVSEEALELSRAELARRGVTNADFAVADVHALDHADDTFCVVHAHQVLQHVGDPVQALREMRRVTRPGGFVAVRDSDYRAFAWYPLLPALEEWMELYQKVARANGGEPDAGRRLLSWARAAGFTDVTATSSTWCFATEEDKAWWGGMWAERILRSDMATQALASGAAMEADLRRISDGWREWAASGDGWMSILHGEILCRV comes from the coding sequence ATGAACGCCGTTTACACCCATGGTCACCATGAGTCCGTCCTGCGCTCCCACCGGTGGCGCACCGCCGAGAACTCGGCCGCCTACCTGCTTCCCCATCTGCTGCCGCACATGAAGGTCCTGGACGTCGGCGCCGGTCCCGGCACGATCAGCGCCGACCTGGCGGCACGGGTCGGCCACGTGACCGTCACGGAGGTCTCCGAGGAGGCGCTGGAGCTGTCGAGGGCGGAGCTGGCCAGGCGCGGCGTGACCAACGCCGACTTCGCCGTCGCCGACGTCCACGCGCTGGACCACGCCGACGACACCTTCTGCGTGGTCCACGCCCACCAGGTGCTCCAGCACGTCGGCGACCCGGTCCAGGCGTTGCGCGAGATGCGCAGGGTGACCAGGCCGGGCGGGTTCGTGGCCGTCCGCGACAGCGACTACCGGGCCTTCGCCTGGTATCCCCTGCTGCCCGCGCTGGAGGAGTGGATGGAGCTGTACCAGAAGGTCGCCCGCGCCAACGGCGGTGAGCCCGACGCGGGGCGCCGGCTGCTGTCGTGGGCCAGGGCGGCGGGGTTCACCGACGTCACCGCCACCTCCTCTACCTGGTGCTTCGCCACGGAGGAGGACAAGGCGTGGTGGGGCGGCATGTGGGCCGAGCGGATCCTGCGCTCCGACATGGCGACCCAGGCGCTGGCCTCGGGCGCGGCCATGGAGGCCGACCTGCGGCGGATCTCGGACGGCTGGCGCGAATGGGCCGCCTCGGGCGACGGCTGGATGTCGATCCTGCACGGCGAGATCCTCTGCCGCGTGTGA
- a CDS encoding SDR family oxidoreductase → MTKSAAEAMSMTLANELRVRGITVNAVAPGATRTATNGSVFEAPGLAELIAATTALNRLPGPRPSGAPAQVVIYA, encoded by the coding sequence ATGACGAAGAGCGCGGCCGAGGCGATGAGCATGACCTTGGCCAACGAGCTCAGAGTCCGAGGAATCACGGTGAACGCGGTTGCTCCCGGCGCCACCCGGACGGCAACCAACGGATCGGTCTTCGAAGCGCCGGGCCTGGCCGAACTCATCGCCGCAACGACGGCGCTCAACCGCCTGCCGGGTCCGCGCCCATCGGGTGCCCCGGCCCAAGTCGTGATCTACGCCTGA
- a CDS encoding IS1096 element passenger TnpR family protein, with protein MVRQCPQSLTVSSRKALGRPEVDLARRPRLDTSGAAVRYGGLEERAAVGTIHQLKITLRGVHPPVWRRVHVPSTATLQQLHEASRHGRGPRRPPPSVSSGTPRSSSPSPISASKRRAR; from the coding sequence ATGGTTCGACAGTGCCCGCAGAGCCTTACGGTTTCCTCTCGAAAAGCTTTAGGGCGGCCTGAAGTCGACCTCGCCCGAAGACCGCGGCTGGATACCTCTGGCGCAGCCGTACGGTACGGGGGACTCGAGGAAAGGGCCGCCGTGGGCACCATCCACCAGCTGAAGATCACCCTGCGCGGGGTTCACCCGCCCGTCTGGCGGCGCGTCCACGTGCCGTCGACGGCGACCCTGCAGCAGCTGCACGAGGCGTCGAGGCATGGACGCGGCCCGCGCAGACCGCCGCCAAGCGTCAGCTCCGGCACGCCGAGATCGTCGTCACCATCACCGATCTCCGCCAGCAAAAGACGAGCCCGTTGA
- a CDS encoding dihydrofolate reductase family protein, with protein MISLDGVMQGPGGFEEDRDNGFERGGWLVPQSMEGQLAPIGEWFKKAGAILLGRSTFEMMRTYWSQVTDPDNIVATALNNWPKYVVSNTLSDADAAWGNTTVLRGGDVIEQVRKLKERPGGELQVHGSWQLVRSLHDAGLVDVYRLLQVPVVVGDGKRLFADGAVPATYRITESEVLNGGGGALALTLSSAAFGTTGVGEFVVEDGKEQIA; from the coding sequence ATGATCAGCCTCGACGGCGTCATGCAAGGGCCAGGCGGGTTCGAGGAGGACCGTGACAACGGCTTCGAGCGAGGCGGCTGGCTGGTGCCGCAGAGCATGGAGGGCCAGCTCGCGCCCATCGGCGAGTGGTTCAAGAAGGCCGGCGCCATCCTGCTGGGCCGTTCCACCTTCGAGATGATGCGCACCTACTGGTCGCAAGTGACCGACCCCGACAACATCGTGGCCACCGCCCTCAACAACTGGCCGAAATACGTCGTCAGCAACACGCTGTCTGACGCAGACGCGGCCTGGGGGAACACCACGGTGCTGCGGGGCGGCGATGTGATCGAGCAGGTGCGCAAGCTCAAGGAGCGGCCCGGCGGTGAGCTTCAGGTCCACGGCAGCTGGCAGCTCGTGCGCAGCCTGCACGACGCCGGCCTGGTCGACGTCTACCGCCTGCTTCAGGTCCCCGTGGTCGTCGGTGACGGCAAGCGCCTGTTCGCCGACGGCGCGGTACCGGCCACCTACCGGATCACCGAATCCGAGGTGCTTAACGGCGGCGGGGGCGCACTCGCGCTCACCCTGAGCAGTGCCGCGTTCGGCACCACCGGCGTCGGTGAGTTCGTGGTCGAGGACGGAAAGGAACAAATCGCCTAA
- a CDS encoding group II intron maturase-specific domain-containing protein, whose protein sequence is MKDKVKAKTYRSTRNMSLAELLVDLNRTLRRWANYFRHGVSKDVCTTIDSLAWGRIANWIFRKHSRLSRQEMRRRFCLPGTWKIAHDGIEFTGAASVAVTRYRYRGAKIPTPWTPTPAAAQASG, encoded by the coding sequence ATCAAGGACAAGGTGAAGGCGAAGACCTACAGGTCAACCCGCAATATGAGTCTGGCTGAGCTGCTTGTCGATCTCAACCGGACTCTGCGCCGATGGGCGAACTATTTTCGGCACGGGGTGTCCAAGGATGTGTGCACCACGATCGACAGCCTCGCCTGGGGTCGTATCGCGAACTGGATCTTCCGCAAGCACTCCCGGCTCAGCAGGCAGGAGATGCGCCGCAGATTCTGCCTGCCGGGTACCTGGAAGATCGCCCATGACGGTATCGAATTCACCGGCGCCGCCAGCGTCGCAGTGACTCGCTACCGCTACCGCGGGGCCAAGATCCCAACCCCGTGGACCCCGACACCGGCAGCCGCCCAAGCCAGCGGCTGA
- a CDS encoding reverse transcriptase domain-containing protein translates to MIPKAGGKLRKLGIPTVADRVVQASLKAVLEPIFEADFLPCSYGFRPNRRAHDAIAEIHHLASEPTHYTWVLEADITACFDEIDHTALMDRLRVRIKDKRVCTLVKAFLKSGVMTTAGDREETPAGTPQGGILSPLLANIALSALDEHFAQHWQELMGTSYKREKRRKNGLANWRLIRFADDFVVMVIGERHDAEALREQVAAVLTPLGLRLSPEKTRVVHIDEGFDFLSFHIRRMRKRGTNKRYVYTMPSKKAI, encoded by the coding sequence ATGATTCCCAAAGCGGGCGGCAAGCTCCGCAAGCTGGGGATCCCCACCGTCGCCGACCGGGTGGTCCAAGCCAGTCTCAAGGCGGTGCTCGAACCCATCTTCGAGGCGGATTTCCTGCCGTGCTCGTATGGGTTTCGCCCCAACCGGCGCGCGCATGATGCGATTGCCGAGATCCACCACCTGGCCTCAGAGCCCACGCATTACACGTGGGTGCTGGAGGCGGACATCACCGCGTGTTTCGACGAGATCGATCACACGGCGCTGATGGACCGTCTGCGGGTGCGGATCAAGGACAAGCGCGTGTGCACACTGGTCAAGGCGTTCTTGAAGTCTGGGGTCATGACGACCGCCGGAGATCGAGAGGAGACACCGGCAGGCACTCCGCAAGGCGGGATCCTCTCCCCGCTGTTGGCCAACATCGCCCTGTCAGCGCTGGATGAGCACTTCGCTCAGCACTGGCAGGAGTTGATGGGCACCAGCTACAAGCGGGAGAAGCGCAGGAAGAACGGCCTGGCCAACTGGCGGCTTATCCGTTTCGCCGACGACTTCGTCGTCATGGTGATCGGAGAACGCCACGACGCCGAGGCCCTGCGCGAACAGGTGGCGGCCGTGCTCACCCCGTTGGGGTTACGGCTGTCGCCGGAGAAGACCCGCGTGGTCCACATCGACGAGGGCTTCGACTTCCTCAGCTTCCACATCCGCCGGATGCGGAAGAGAGGGACGAATAAGCGCTACGTCTACACCATGCCGTCCAAGAAGGCCATCTAG